One stretch of Clostridia bacterium DNA includes these proteins:
- a CDS encoding LysR family transcriptional regulator — MTLHQLAVFCEIVRTASFGRAADNLHISRPAISAQIKALEEELGHPLFARHRGTKGVELTGAGKLVYQVATKVLNSLEQLTTDLRYLNAVGEAGGRTITVASNTTIGIYLLPKLLGEFQARFPSLSVRVIVETDAATMMTAFRQHRYDVAVFPTQVAVPDVIQDFVFTQALTVVANPALADSDPFLSPHWEQLPLVLPIENTFVRRVIDAYFDGLGVRPKVLLEASHPEAVKATAKTSKVAAVTHRIAVEEDIRHGHLVELRPPVDLPLLAYQVVRPRSRQSEEGRLLSMFLQEEIGRETTQER; from the coding sequence ATGACCCTGCACCAGCTGGCCGTATTCTGCGAAATTGTGCGCACTGCGAGTTTTGGCCGCGCCGCCGATAACCTGCACATCTCGCGGCCCGCCATAAGCGCCCAGATTAAGGCTCTTGAAGAAGAGCTAGGCCATCCGCTGTTCGCGCGCCACCGCGGCACCAAAGGAGTAGAGCTGACTGGCGCCGGAAAACTGGTGTACCAGGTAGCCACCAAAGTGCTGAACAGCCTGGAGCAGCTCACTACCGATCTCCGCTACCTGAACGCCGTGGGCGAGGCGGGCGGCCGCACCATTACCGTAGCCAGCAATACCACCATAGGCATCTACCTCCTGCCCAAGCTTTTGGGCGAGTTTCAGGCCCGCTTTCCCAGCCTATCCGTCCGGGTGATAGTGGAAACCGACGCCGCCACTATGATGACCGCGTTCCGCCAGCACCGGTACGACGTCGCCGTGTTCCCTACCCAGGTGGCGGTTCCGGACGTGATCCAGGACTTCGTGTTCACCCAGGCGCTCACCGTGGTGGCCAACCCGGCCCTGGCCGATTCCGATCCCTTCCTGTCCCCCCACTGGGAGCAGCTTCCCCTGGTGCTCCCCATCGAGAACACCTTCGTTCGCCGGGTAATCGACGCCTATTTTGACGGCCTGGGGGTAAGGCCCAAGGTGCTCCTGGAGGCCAGCCACCCGGAGGCGGTGAAGGCCACGGCGAAGACCTCCAAAGTGGCGGCGGTGACCCACCGTATCGCCGTGGAAGAGGACATCCGCCATGGCCACCTGGTAGAGTTGCGCCCACCCGTAGATCTCCCCTTGCTGGCCTACCAGGTGGTTCGGCCCCGGTCCCGACAAAGCGAGGAGGGGCGCCTTTTGAGCATGTTCCTTCAGGAGGAAATCGGTAGGGAGACCACGCAGGAGCGCTGA
- a CDS encoding PIN domain-containing protein, whose translation MRLGEVPREHVKALIDRLADEQVQALWIILESMVWPLEEISPEEAAELAEARAQIEAMHQTRIVPLDFRLSLAATETSIRWKLPLADAVVYATAQAHQAQVITSDSHFEGLPSVLFVSKGAS comes from the coding sequence GTGAGACTAGGGGAAGTTCCGCGCGAACACGTCAAAGCCCTTATTGATCGGCTAGCCGATGAGCAGGTGCAGGCTCTGTGGATCATCCTGGAATCCATGGTCTGGCCGCTTGAAGAGATCAGTCCCGAAGAGGCAGCAGAACTAGCAGAAGCACGGGCTCAGATAGAAGCAATGCATCAGACCAGGATCGTTCCCTTAGACTTTCGGCTAAGCCTGGCCGCCACCGAAACCTCGATCCGGTGGAAACTGCCTCTGGCCGACGCGGTGGTGTACGCCACCGCCCAGGCTCACCAAGCCCAGGTCATAACTAGCGACTCTCACTTTGAGGGGCTTCCGAGCGTGTTGTTCGTTTCCAAGGGGGCAAGCTAG
- the uvrB gene encoding excinuclease ABC subunit UvrB, whose protein sequence is MGRFVLKTDLAPRGDQPKAIAQLVEGLRKGYRMQTLLGVTGSGKTFTMAHVIAEMRRPTLVIAPNKTLAAQLCGEFKEFFPDSAVEYFVSYYDYYQPEAYIPQTDTYIEKDSSINEEIDKLRHSATAALFERRDVIIVASVSCIYGLGSPEDYRDLMLSLREGQSYDRDAVLRRLVDIQYHRNDYDFKRGTFRVRGDVLEIYPASFSERALRIEFFDDEVERILEFDPLTGEVLCALRHAVVFPASHYVTPQDKMERALAAIEEELEERLAELRAQGKLLEAQRLEQRTRYDLEMMREIGFCKGIENYSRHLTGRLPGEPPYTLLDYFPEDMLLFIDESHITVPQIGGMYEGDYSRKKTLVDYGFRLPSALDNRPLKFAEFEARINQVVFVSATPGPYELAHSRQIVEQIVRPTGLVDPEIHVRPVRGQIDDLIGEIRKRVAKKQRVLVTTLTKRMAEDLTEYLQEAGIRVRYLHSEINALERMVIIRDLRLGEFDVLVGINLLREGLDLPEVGLVAILDADKEGYLRSERSLIQTMGRAARNAEGTVIMYADTVTESMRRAIEETERRRRLQMEYNRRHGITPQTVQKGIRDLLEISKVAEPRVHYLTEAREAKGRQELLALIKKLEQEMRQAAKNLEFERAAELRDAIIELRHQAEEAGRAQRKSGGQARRAAGGRRR, encoded by the coding sequence ATGGGTCGGTTTGTGCTGAAAACCGATCTGGCGCCCCGGGGGGACCAGCCCAAGGCCATTGCCCAACTGGTGGAGGGGTTAAGAAAGGGTTACCGCATGCAGACCCTTCTGGGCGTCACCGGCTCGGGCAAGACCTTTACCATGGCCCACGTCATCGCCGAGATGCGGCGGCCCACCCTGGTAATCGCGCCCAACAAGACCCTGGCCGCCCAGCTCTGCGGCGAGTTCAAGGAGTTCTTCCCCGACAGCGCGGTGGAGTACTTCGTGAGCTACTACGATTACTACCAGCCCGAAGCCTACATCCCCCAGACCGACACCTACATCGAGAAAGACTCCTCCATCAACGAGGAGATAGACAAGCTGCGGCATTCGGCCACGGCAGCGCTTTTCGAGCGCCGCGACGTGATCATCGTGGCCAGCGTGTCCTGCATCTACGGCCTGGGTTCGCCGGAGGACTACCGCGACCTGATGCTCTCGCTGCGGGAGGGCCAAAGCTACGACCGGGACGCGGTCCTAAGGCGGCTGGTGGACATCCAGTACCACCGCAACGATTATGACTTCAAACGGGGCACCTTCCGGGTGCGGGGGGACGTGCTGGAGATTTACCCGGCTTCCTTTAGCGAGCGGGCCCTGCGGATCGAGTTCTTCGACGACGAAGTGGAGCGCATCCTGGAGTTCGACCCCCTCACCGGCGAGGTGCTGTGCGCGCTTCGACACGCGGTGGTTTTCCCGGCCAGCCACTACGTCACTCCTCAGGACAAGATGGAGCGGGCTCTGGCGGCCATAGAAGAGGAACTGGAGGAGCGTCTGGCCGAGCTTCGTGCCCAGGGCAAGCTGCTTGAGGCCCAGAGGCTGGAGCAGCGCACCCGCTACGACCTGGAAATGATGCGGGAGATAGGCTTCTGCAAGGGCATCGAGAACTACTCCCGCCACCTCACCGGCCGGCTGCCGGGGGAGCCGCCCTACACCCTGCTGGACTACTTCCCCGAGGACATGCTGCTGTTCATCGACGAGTCCCACATCACCGTGCCCCAAATCGGCGGCATGTACGAGGGCGACTACTCCCGCAAGAAAACCCTGGTGGACTACGGCTTTCGCCTGCCCTCGGCCTTAGATAACCGGCCTCTAAAGTTCGCAGAGTTCGAGGCCCGCATCAACCAGGTAGTCTTCGTTTCCGCCACCCCGGGCCCTTATGAGCTCGCCCACAGCCGGCAGATCGTGGAGCAGATCGTGCGGCCCACCGGCCTGGTGGACCCGGAGATCCACGTGCGGCCGGTCCGGGGCCAGATAGACGACCTCATAGGCGAAATCCGCAAGCGGGTGGCCAAGAAGCAGCGGGTGCTGGTCACCACCCTGACCAAGCGCATGGCCGAGGACCTGACCGAGTACCTGCAGGAGGCCGGCATCCGCGTGCGCTACCTGCACTCGGAGATCAACGCCCTGGAGCGCATGGTGATTATCCGGGACCTGCGGCTGGGAGAATTCGACGTGCTGGTGGGCATCAACCTCTTGCGGGAGGGGCTGGACCTGCCCGAGGTAGGCCTGGTGGCCATACTGGATGCGGACAAAGAAGGCTACCTCCGCTCCGAGCGCTCTCTGATCCAGACCATGGGCCGCGCCGCCCGCAACGCCGAGGGCACGGTGATCATGTACGCGGACACGGTTACCGAGTCCATGCGCCGGGCCATAGAGGAGACCGAACGCCGGCGCCGGCTGCAAATGGAATACAACCGCCGGCACGGCATTACCCCCCAAACGGTGCAGAAGGGCATCCGGGACCTGTTGGAGATCTCCAAGGTGGCCGAGCCCCGGGTGCACTATCTTACCGAGGCCCGGGAGGCTAAGGGCCGGCAGGAGTTGCTGGC
- a CDS encoding LysR family transcriptional regulator, with protein MTLHQFLVFLTVVDEGSFSNAARRLNISQAAVSAQIKALEKELGQVLLARRAGVGKPKLTPAGRLTYKAAATVVRVVGGLATQLKGLETGITKELPGERIAVAADPLVGLYLLPRLGAEFRRCHPGVEVRVLTDTDLEAVWGVLRRGGCDLGVVPADLSTPGCAVEGSLSLELVAVANPRLVGSEGVLDWSRLPMVLPSRGTALRQILDAYLASLGIEPRLVAEVSHPEDARKAVKGRAAATVTHAVVVEEELALGGLVKVEPPAPLPAYEYKVVRPRTRFRVPVQEFCRFLRERLGGRSLGKGPDTEG; from the coding sequence GTGACGCTTCACCAATTCCTGGTCTTTCTCACCGTGGTGGACGAAGGTAGTTTCTCGAATGCCGCCCGTAGGCTGAACATATCCCAGGCTGCTGTGAGCGCCCAAATCAAGGCCCTGGAGAAGGAATTGGGGCAGGTTCTGCTGGCAAGGAGGGCGGGGGTAGGTAAACCCAAGTTGACTCCGGCGGGAAGGCTGACCTACAAGGCGGCGGCCACAGTGGTCAGGGTAGTCGGTGGTCTGGCAACTCAGCTCAAGGGACTGGAGACCGGAATAACGAAGGAACTGCCGGGAGAGCGGATTGCAGTGGCGGCCGATCCCTTGGTGGGGCTGTATCTCCTTCCTCGGCTGGGCGCGGAGTTCCGCCGTTGTCATCCGGGCGTAGAGGTGCGGGTGCTGACCGATACCGACCTGGAGGCCGTCTGGGGAGTCTTGCGCCGGGGAGGATGCGACCTGGGCGTGGTTCCCGCGGACCTTTCTACCCCTGGCTGTGCCGTGGAAGGCAGCCTTAGCCTAGAGCTTGTGGCCGTGGCCAACCCGCGGTTGGTGGGCTCCGAAGGGGTCCTTGATTGGTCGCGCCTGCCCATGGTGTTGCCGTCCCGGGGAACCGCGCTGCGACAGATACTGGACGCCTACTTGGCTTCGCTGGGCATAGAGCCCCGCCTGGTGGCCGAGGTAAGTCACCCCGAAGACGCACGCAAGGCGGTGAAAGGCCGCGCCGCGGCCACGGTAACGCATGCTGTAGTAGTGGAGGAGGAACTGGCGCTAGGGGGCCTGGTTAAAGTGGAGCCTCCCGCTCCTCTTCCTGCGTACGAATACAAAGTGGTACGCCCCCGCACCCGTTTTCGAGTGCCCGTCCAGGAGTTCTGCCGGTTTCTCCGTGAGCGTTTAGGGGGCCGGTCCCTGGGGAAGGGCCCCGATACGGAAGGCTGA